A genomic region of Brevibacillus sp. JNUCC-41 contains the following coding sequences:
- a CDS encoding Spx/MgsR family RNA polymerase-binding regulatory protein yields the protein MAQLTFFSYPSCTSCRKTKKWLRANQVSFDERHLFRETPTVAELKRILELTSEGLDEVLATRSEAYKDLQINMDEMMLSDAIQLLTKEPKLLRRPILIDGQKLVIGHNVDALRNLVSKSFDLKMSM from the coding sequence ATGGCACAGTTAACTTTTTTTTCGTATCCAAGTTGTACCTCTTGCCGCAAAACAAAAAAATGGTTAAGGGCCAATCAAGTTTCCTTCGATGAGCGACATTTATTCAGAGAGACTCCAACTGTAGCAGAGTTAAAAAGAATTCTTGAATTGACATCGGAAGGGCTTGATGAAGTCTTAGCAACAAGAAGTGAAGCATACAAAGACTTACAAATTAATATGGACGAAATGATGCTTTCCGATGCAATCCAATTATTAACAAAAGAACCGAAGTTATTAAGAAGGCCCATTCTCATAGACGGGCAAAAACTGGTGATTGGTCATAATGTAGACGCATTAAGAAATTTGGTTTCCAAAAGTTTTGATTTGAAAATGAGCATGTGA